CGCATCGCTGGCTTGCCACGGGCGCTGGGGCTGCCGGCCAGCCCCACCGTCGTGCTGCAGGCCGAGGCGGTCGACAACAGCGGTGAGCGCGTGGCGACCTACCTGCGTGGCTGGGCGGACGGCACCTTCGGGGCGGCGGCGATGCACTGGCTGACGGAGCTGCAGCTGTCGCGCGTGGATCTGCAGCTGCGGGCGACCGAACGGCAGTGGCTGGCGCGGGGATCGGCAGGCTCCGTGCGGTTGCAGCTGGAGACCGATTCCACCGCCAGGGGTGTCGACGACGTGGCTCCCGGCGTGGCGGTCGTGGCCCGTGGCGGGCGCCTGGCCGAGGTCCCGGTCCGCATCAGCGGCGCCCAGTCGCGCCCCGCACGGGTGACCGCGCTCGGTGTCCCGTTCCTCGACCGGCTCGGCGCGCAGGTGGTGGGCGCGGCGTTCCTGGGTGACGCGGTGGCGGCCACCGGTCGGGCGCGTTGGCGCTGAGCCGCGTCCGTCGTCGACGCAACCGGTTTCACGCCGGTGACCGACTCAACGGGTCTCGATGTCGATCACGAGCCGCTGGGGGTCGTCGAGGCGCGCGACCCGGTAAGGGCGGACGTCCCGGAGCCCGACGAAGAACTCTTGGCGCCCCTCGAAGAGGACATCGTCGAGGATCTCGACGACCACGTCGGTGTCCGTGGGCCGGAGCCGCTCGGGACCTTGGCGCGGCTGAGCCGGTGCATCGCCGGGGTAGGCGATGTGGGTCAGCGCGATCCTCAACACCGCGTCACCCTCGATCGAGACGGGGTCGCCCGAGCCCTGCGAGCGTGGGTCGTCGTCGTACTCGATGCGCCACCCGACGTCTCCCTGCCCCGCGATCTCGAAGACGAGTCGGTCGAAGGCGTCGTGCCCGCTGACACGGACGTCGGTGACGACCAGCATCGAACCGTCGGGGTCCTGCGTCGCGGCTGCTGTGGTGGCCGGCCCGGGCACCATCGGTGGCGCGTGCGTCCCGGCCGGCGACGGGCCCTGGGTCCCAGACGGGGAGGGCCCATCCGTGGTCGGCGACGGCGACCCCGTGGGTTGTGTCGTGGGTGCTGTCGGGCCCGGCGAGGTGATGGCTTCGTTGGAGCCGTCCCCGTTCCCGCACGCGGACACGGCAACCACGAGGGCGGCGAGGATCAGCGCGCATGTTGGGATTTTCACGGTGAGGTCCTGGCGACGGATCAACCAACCGACGCGACTCGAGGCGCAGCGTCGTGTCCGTCGCATCGGCCCGTCATCGTGCAGTCTGGTGGACGGACGATCTTTCGCCAACCGCGGGGACCTGTGGTTTCCTGACCGTCTGACGACAGGAGATCCTGTGACACGCGTGTTGTCGGGGATCCAGCCGACCGGGGGACTCCACGTCGGCAACTACCTCGGAGCCGTCCGCCGCTGGGTCGAGGACCAGGACCGCGTTGACGGTTTCTTCTGCATCGTCGACCTGCATGCCATGACGGTGCCGCACGATCCGGCACAACTGCGCGAGGACACCTTGCGCCTGGCGGCCACACTGTTCGCCGCCGGACTCGACCCGCGCCGTTCGACGATCTTCCTTCAGAGCCACGTCCCCGCGCACGCGGAGCTGCAGTGGCTGCTGAACTGCGTGGCGTCCATGGGGGAACTGAACCGCATGGTGCAGTGGAAGGAGAAATCGGCGGGGCGGGAGTTCGTCAGCGTTGCGCTGTTCGATTATCCCGTGCTGCAAGCAGCCGACATCCTGCTGTATCAGGCCGACGAGGTCCCCGTGGGCGAGGACCAGCGACAGCACATCGAGCTCACCCGCGACCTCGCCCAGCGCTTCAACCATCGTTTCGGGAGCGTGTTCACGATCCCGAACGCCGCCATCCCCAAGGCCGGGGCGCGGGTGATGGACCTTCAGCTGGTCGACAAGAAGATGTCCAAGTCCCTCGACAGCCCCAAGGGGACGATCAACCTCACCGACACGCCGAAGCAGATCACGCGGAAGGTCATGGCTGCGGTGACCGACAGCGGGAGCGAGATCCGAGCCGCCCCCACCAAGCAGGGCGTCACCAACCTGCTTGACCTCATGAGCGCCGTGACCG
This is a stretch of genomic DNA from Actinomycetota bacterium. It encodes these proteins:
- the trpS gene encoding tryptophan--tRNA ligase; this encodes MASLEPSPFPHADTATTRAARISAHVGIFTVRSWRRINQPTRLEAQRRVRRIGPSSCSLVDGRSFANRGDLWFPDRLTTGDPVTRVLSGIQPTGGLHVGNYLGAVRRWVEDQDRVDGFFCIVDLHAMTVPHDPAQLREDTLRLAATLFAAGLDPRRSTIFLQSHVPAHAELQWLLNCVASMGELNRMVQWKEKSAGREFVSVALFDYPVLQAADILLYQADEVPVGEDQRQHIELTRDLAQRFNHRFGSVFTIPNAAIPKAGARVMDLQLVDKKMSKSLDSPKGTINLTDTPKQITRKVMAAVTDSGSEIRAAPTKQGVTNLLDLMSAVTGEDVASLQERFAGRGYGEFKKEVAEAVVELLRPVQDRYQQLASDLVQLQGLLAVGADKAHEVASATLAAAKDAVGLVPPVGERWTDVALAAPQQDTSPAW